GCATCTTGTAGGCATAAAGGTGCATTTTGATCTCCGAAGAGGGTTTCCCCCGTCCCGCCAGCACCTTTCCCTCCAGGTCGGTCACCAGCAGCTGGGATTCACGAATGTCCCCCTTGCGCAGCATGGAAGGGGTGATCAGGATCCTCTGGCCATCCAGCCGGGCCGAGACGTTGCCGTCGGTGGCGGGCACGAAGCCCAGGGTGTCCAGCTTATGGCAAACGCGGATGATCTCTTTTCGAGGTTCAATCATCAATGGTCCTTTCTTAACTTATCAGGAAGCCATGAATGCAGGAATAATTTCATGATCTCCTGGCTTCCTTATAAAAAGCTCCGGTCATTCGGATTCTTTGCCGTGCTGCAGCTGGTAGAGGTTGTAGTAGACCCCGCGCTTCTTCAGCAGTTCCTGGTGGGTGCCCACTTCCTTGATCTGTCCCTTGTGCAGGACGTAGATCCGGTCCACGTGCTTGATGGTGGAGAGCCGGTGGGCGATGACTATGGAGGTGCGGCCCCGCATCAAAATATCCAGGGCGTCCTGGATCAGCTTCTCGGTGGCCGAATCGATGTTGGCGGTGGCCTCGTCCAGCACCAGCACCGGCGGGTCAAAGGCCAGGGCCCGGGCAAAGGACAGCAGCTGACGCTCCCCGGAAGAAAGGGTCACCCCCCGCTCCTTGACCTCCTGGTCGTATTTCTGCGGCAGCCGTTCGATGAAGGTGTCGGCGTGGACCTGGCGGGCGATCTCCCTCACCTTTTCATCGGACAGATCCTTGTTCAGCCGGATGTTGCCCTTGATGTCCCCGGAGAACAGGAACACG
The DNA window shown above is from bacterium and carries:
- a CDS encoding ATP-binding cassette domain-containing protein: VFLFSGDIKGNIRLNKDLSDEKVREIARQVHADTFIERLPQKYDQEVKERGVTLSSGERQLLSFARALAFDPPVLVLDEATANIDSATEKLIQDALDILMRGRTSIVIAHRLSTIKHVDRIYVLHKGQIKEVGTHQELLKKRGVYYNLYQLQHGKESE